The proteins below are encoded in one region of Syntrophotalea carbinolica DSM 2380:
- the glyQ gene encoding glycine--tRNA ligase subunit alpha: MNFQELILALQNYWAKQGCIIQQPYDMEKGAGTFNPATFLRVLGPEPWNVAYVEPSRRPTDGRYGENPNRLQHYYQFQVVMKPSPTNIQELYLDSLKSFGISPSRHDIRFVEDDWESPTLGAWGLGWEVWLDGMEITQFTYFQQVGGIDLKPVSAEITYGCERIAMYLQGVDNVYDLEWIDGIKYGDVHHQSEVEYSTYNFEEADAGMLFNLFDMYEKECSRLAKSQLVLPAYDYVLKASHAFNLLDARGAISVTERAHYIGRVRNLARLCAEGYVAQREKLGFPLIKGR, from the coding sequence ATTACTGGGCAAAGCAAGGTTGTATTATCCAGCAACCGTACGATATGGAAAAAGGTGCGGGAACCTTCAACCCCGCGACTTTTCTGCGCGTGCTCGGCCCTGAGCCCTGGAATGTGGCCTATGTGGAGCCTTCCCGGCGTCCGACGGATGGACGTTACGGTGAGAACCCCAACCGCCTGCAGCACTACTATCAGTTCCAGGTTGTGATGAAACCATCGCCTACGAATATCCAGGAACTGTATCTCGATTCCCTTAAAAGTTTCGGGATCAGTCCGTCCCGACACGATATCCGTTTTGTCGAGGATGACTGGGAATCGCCGACTCTGGGTGCCTGGGGACTCGGCTGGGAAGTGTGGCTGGATGGTATGGAAATAACGCAGTTTACTTATTTTCAGCAGGTCGGTGGTATCGACCTGAAACCGGTCTCGGCTGAAATTACTTATGGTTGTGAACGGATCGCCATGTACCTGCAGGGCGTGGACAATGTCTACGATCTGGAATGGATCGACGGCATCAAATACGGCGATGTGCATCACCAGTCCGAGGTGGAGTATTCGACCTACAACTTCGAAGAAGCCGACGCCGGCATGCTGTTCAATCTGTTCGACATGTATGAGAAGGAGTGCTCCCGTCTGGCCAAGAGCCAGTTGGTGCTGCCCGCCTACGATTACGTGCTCAAAGCTTCGCATGCCTTCAATCTGCTCGATGCGCGAGGGGCCATATCCGTGACGGAAAGGGCTCACTATATCGGCCGTGTCCGTAACCTGGCCAGGTTGTGTGCCGAAGGCTATGTCGCTCAGCGGGAGAAACTAGGCTTCCCCTTGATCAAGGGCCGGTAA